The Natribaculum luteum genome contains the following window.
TCGGCGGCGGTGTACCCGAAGTGGAAGTCGATGCCGAGTTCGTTCGCGCGCTGTTTGACCGGGCGGGCGAGGTCGGCCTCGTAACCGGGCAAGACGTCCTCGAGCATCTCGACGACGGTGACGTCGGTGCCGAGTTTGGCGAAGACGCCGGCCAGTTCCATCCCGATGTAGCCCGCTCCGACGACGACGAGCGAGTCGGGGACCGACTCGAGCGCGAGTGCTTCCCTCGAGTTCAAGACGGGTTCGTCGTCGTACGAGAAGTTCGGGATCTCGATCGGTCGCGATCCCGTTGCGACGATGGCGTGTTCGAACTCGATCGATTCGCTCCCCTGGCCGTCGCCGTCGTGGGAGACCCGGACGGAGTTCTCGTCGGCGAAGTGAGCGGTCCCCTCGACGAGGTTGACGCCGTTTGCCTTGCAGAGTTTCTCGACGCCGCTCGTGAGCTGGTCGACGACGCCGTCTTTCCAGTCGATCATCCCCGCGAGGTCGACCGCGGGGTCGGCGTGGATCCCCATCTCTTCGGCGTTACCGGCCTCGTGTGCGACGTTGGTGGCGGTGATCAGCGCCTTCGAGGGGATACAACCGTGATTCAGGCAGGTCCCACCGTAGGCGTCTTTTTCGACGAGCGTTACGTCCAGGTCGAGCTGGCCGGCACGGATCGCGGCCACGTAGCCTGCGGGTCCGGCGCCGATTACCAGCACGTCCGTTCCAGTTGTGACGTCTCCGACGACCATCGTTATTCCAGTAGTAGCAGTTCGGGGTTTTCGAGGTACTCCATCACCTTGTTCGTAAAGCGGGCGCCGACGGCGCCGTCGATCAACCGGTGGTCGAACGACAGCGACAGCGTCATCACGGATCGCGGCTCGATCGACTCGGTCCCGTCCTCGTCGGTGACGACTCGCGGTTTGCGTTTGATCTCGCCGACGGCGAGGATGCCCGCTTCGGGGTAGTTGAGGACTGGCGTCGCGTACTCGCCGCCGATCCCGCCGATGTTCGTGACCGTGAACGTCGACCCGCGCAGCTCCTCGGGGCTGATCGTGCGCTCGCGGGCTTTCTGGACGAGTTCGTTCATCTCCGAGGACAGCTGTAGCATGCCTTTTCCGTCGGCGTGGTCGACGACCGGGACCATCAGGCCGACGTCGGTCGCCGTCGCGATGCCGACGTTGTAGTAGTCTCGATAGACGATCTCCTCTGCCTCCTCGTCGATGACCGCGTTCATCTCCGGGAACTCCTTCAGTGCAGCGACGACCGCCTTCACGATAAAGGGCATGTACGTCAACCGGATGCCCTGCTCCTCGGCGACGGGTTTGAGTCGCTCGCGCGTCTCGACGAGGGCGGTGACGTCGACCTCGTCGTGGTGGGTGACGTGGGGCGCGGTGTACTTCGACTCCACCATCGCGTCGGCGATGGTCCGTCGAACGCCTTTGAACGGCTCGCGCCGTTCGTGTTCGGTCGGCTCGCCCGCTTCGATGGCTGCAACGTCTGCTTCCTGGGCCTGACGCTGGGCGTCTGCGTACTCGCGGACGGCCTCGGGCGTGACGAACGCCTCTCCGTCGCGCTCTTCGGCCGCCGGAACGGCGTCGATGTCGACGCCCTCCTCCTCGGCGAGTCGACGCGTCGCAGGCGCGGCGAGCGTTCGGTCGCGCTCTGCGGATTCTGCCTGTGCGGGCGCTTCGGTGCCGGCGGTCTCGGCCGTCGAGGTTTCGGACTCCGTGACCGCGGACTCGGCCGCCGGTTCGGGTTCCGTCGGCTCGGCGACGTCGGCACCGCCCTCGGCAGCAGCGCGAACGTCGCCTTCGGTCACGCGACCGCCGGGACCGCTTCCTGTGACCTGCGAGAGGTCGACGCCCTCCTCGCGGGCCAGCCGTCGCACTCGAGGCGGAGCGAAGACGCACCCCTCGGGCGTCGATACCTCCTCGGCTGCCGCCTCCGTCTCCGTCGGCTCGGCTACGCTCTCGGCCTCGCTCTCCTGTGTCTCGGCTTCGGCGGCGGCTTCGTCGGCCGATTCGCCCT
Protein-coding sequences here:
- a CDS encoding 2-oxo acid dehydrogenase subunit E2, producing the protein MVREFKLPDVGEGVAEGELVTWLVDEGDTVTEDQPVAEVETDKALVEVPAPVNGTVRELRAEEGEMVPVGDVIITFDVEGESADEAAAEAETQESEAESVAEPTETEAAAEEVSTPEGCVFAPPRVRRLAREEGVDLSQVTGSGPGGRVTEGDVRAAAEGGADVAEPTEPEPAAESAVTESETSTAETAGTEAPAQAESAERDRTLAAPATRRLAEEEGVDIDAVPAAEERDGEAFVTPEAVREYADAQRQAQEADVAAIEAGEPTEHERREPFKGVRRTIADAMVESKYTAPHVTHHDEVDVTALVETRERLKPVAEEQGIRLTYMPFIVKAVVAALKEFPEMNAVIDEEAEEIVYRDYYNVGIATATDVGLMVPVVDHADGKGMLQLSSEMNELVQKARERTISPEELRGSTFTVTNIGGIGGEYATPVLNYPEAGILAVGEIKRKPRVVTDEDGTESIEPRSVMTLSLSFDHRLIDGAVGARFTNKVMEYLENPELLLLE
- the lpdA gene encoding dihydrolipoyl dehydrogenase, producing the protein MVVGDVTTGTDVLVIGAGPAGYVAAIRAGQLDLDVTLVEKDAYGGTCLNHGCIPSKALITATNVAHEAGNAEEMGIHADPAVDLAGMIDWKDGVVDQLTSGVEKLCKANGVNLVEGTAHFADENSVRVSHDGDGQGSESIEFEHAIVATGSRPIEIPNFSYDDEPVLNSREALALESVPDSLVVVGAGYIGMELAGVFAKLGTDVTVVEMLEDVLPGYEADLARPVKQRANELGIDFHFGYTAAEWHERGEGIRVVADPAEETATDGGTQAQEMDRLELDAEKVLVAVGRAPVSDTLALEEAGVETDERGFIPTDDRARTNVEHIYAVGDVAGEPMLAHKGMAEGQVAAEVIAGEPSAIDYQAMPAAVFTEPEIGTVGMTESEAAEEGFEPVVGTFPFRASGRALTTGHADGFVKIVADEAAGFVLGAQIVGPEASELIAELGLAIELGATLEDVAATIHTHPTLSESVMEAAENALGHAIHTLNR